The Labrus mixtus chromosome 16, fLabMix1.1, whole genome shotgun sequence genome window below encodes:
- the sh3bgrl3 gene encoding SH3 domain-binding glutamic acid-rich-like protein 3 gives MGIKLYYTTVTASRTVKSQQAEVIRILDSKSIQYELIDISVGGELRDEMRNKAGDPSAVPPQLFNEDQYCGNYEMLSEAVEADTVDQFLKMA, from the exons ATGGGAATCAAACTGTACTACACCACCGTTACAGCCTCACGGACG GTGAAGTCTCAACAGGCTGAGGTGATTCGAATCCTTGACAGTAAAAGCATCCAGTACGAGCTAATCGACATCTCCGTGGGTGGGGAGCTTCGCGACGAGATGAGAAACAAAGCAGGAGACCCCTCGGCAGTCCCACCCCAGCTTTTCAATGAAGACCAGTACTGTGGG AACTACGAAATGTTGTCCGAGGCGGTGGAGGCGGATACAGTGGATCAATTTCTGAAAATGGCATGA